The Paeniglutamicibacter sulfureus genome includes a region encoding these proteins:
- a CDS encoding flavin reductase family protein, whose product MTQETMSKPVDAMELRSVFGQFVTGVTVVTTQGTDGKPYGAMVTAFAAVSMDPPLAQIILTRSSKAAKHLDGSSFAINILSDGQLKAAKHFAGEPIDCEPEWVLNGNVPVLVGNAATLECRAWNNYDGGDHIIVVGEVSSVALGDADPLLFHEGTFRRIGERLEDGQGESWFAGARSFQPFIP is encoded by the coding sequence ATGACCCAGGAAACCATGTCGAAACCGGTGGACGCGATGGAACTGCGGAGCGTATTCGGGCAATTTGTCACCGGCGTCACGGTGGTCACCACACAGGGCACTGACGGCAAACCCTACGGCGCCATGGTGACGGCGTTCGCCGCGGTGTCGATGGATCCGCCCCTGGCCCAGATCATCTTGACCCGCAGCTCCAAGGCCGCCAAGCACCTGGATGGCTCATCCTTCGCCATCAACATCCTTTCGGACGGCCAGCTGAAGGCGGCCAAGCACTTCGCCGGCGAACCGATCGATTGCGAACCCGAGTGGGTCCTGAATGGAAACGTCCCGGTGCTGGTGGGCAACGCAGCCACGCTGGAATGCCGGGCGTGGAACAACTACGACGGAGGCGACCACATCATCGTGGTTGGCGAAGTCAGCTCGGTGGCGCTGGGGGATGCGGATCCGCTGCTCTTCCACGAGGGCACGTTCCGCCGGATCGGTGAACGACTCGAGGACGGACAGGGTGAAAGCTGGTTCGCCGGCGCCAGGTCCTTCCAGCCATTCATCCCGTAA